The Argentina anserina chromosome 5, drPotAnse1.1, whole genome shotgun sequence genome includes the window ATTTACCTTGGCTGTCTCAGTGGACACAACTTTATTCGCTGTGAGATCACACTTGTTTCCAACTAGAAGCTTGTTCACATTTTCACTTGCATAACGGTCAATTTCATTCAACCATTGCTTAACATTGTTGAAACTCTCTTGGTCTGTGACATCATAAACAACCTGCAAGAACCCAAAAAATACCTATCATACATAGCAAGTCCAGGGAAACAAAGAAGCATGAGTACCAACTAGTGAACAACCCACTTACAATGATACCATGAGCACCACGATAGTAGCTGCTAGTGATTGTCCTGAAACGTTCTTGGCCAGCTGTGTCCCACTGCAAATCCCAAAACCAATTCACCATTAACAACAGTGAGAAACCAATATTCTCAACACTTATTGGACTAAACTAGCCAGATGTATACATACTGAACAACTCCAGAACACTAGTAGTATCATTTAAATGAGCAACAAATTCACTACACATGGCAGAGGGTTCATATACTTACAATTTGAAGCTTGATTGTCTTTCCATCCTGCTCCACAGTGCGGATTTTCTAAACAAGCAAAACAACACAACACGATTCAATTAGAGTCGAACCATATGAATGACTTCCCCTATCGAGGCTCAAATGAACCACACTATGTAAAACCAAGGTAATTGCTTACAAAGTCAACTCCAATTGTGCTGATGTAGCTATCCAAGTATGAATCATCCTAATTTCCACAAAACACACATAAAAAATCAGCCGCAAACATCGTAAATCGCCTACTATAACTCCTCGATAAACGAAAACTAGAATATAAGAACAAAGCTGACAACAACTTACAGCAAACCGCAGAAGTAAACACGACTTGCCGACACCGGAATCACCAATCAGCAAAAGCTTAAACAGGTAGTCACTGCATCCAATTCACCACAGAATTTAGCAACTACGTGATCCAAAACAATAATCAGACTATTATAAACAGCACAACCTCACTGATCAAAATCAACAATCCAATAATCAACTATAAACCTAACAAG containing:
- the LOC126796105 gene encoding ras-related protein RABD2c, whose amino-acid sequence is MNPEYDYLFKLLLIGDSGVGKSCLLLRFADDSYLDSYISTIGVDFKIRTVEQDGKTIKLQIWDTAGQERFRTITSSYYRGAHGIIVVYDVTDQESFNNVKQWLNEIDRYASENVNKLLVGNKCDLTANKVVSTETAKAFADEIGIPFMETSAKNSTNVEQAFMAMAAEIKNRMASQPMNNARPPTVQIRGQPVNQKSGCCSS